A part of Leifsonia xyli subsp. xyli str. CTCB07 genomic DNA contains:
- a CDS encoding ABC transporter ATP-binding protein: MAEARTEQPAAEPLDTKSAGASAGHAPQKRTASKTAAAVAGASARTTASRKRSAPKSPAAPRTKKNTDAVAPAAPDRLLTVLTLNGLRKRYGSTVAVDDVSLEVREGSFFGIVGPNGAGKTTTLSMITGLLRPDAGSVVVRGVDVWAEQVRAKHVIGVLPDKLRLFDRLTGAQFLHYAGTLRGLNAKTVRSRTADLAAAFGIEDALGRLVADYSAGMTKKIALAAAMIHSPLLLVLDEPFESVDPVSAANVIDILQRYTDAGGAVVLSSHGMDMIQRVCDSVAIIVGGRVLAAGTIDEVRGEQTLEERFVELAGGRKAAEGMEWLHSFSE, translated from the coding sequence ATGGCCGAGGCCAGGACCGAACAGCCCGCGGCCGAGCCGCTGGATACGAAGTCTGCCGGTGCGAGCGCCGGCCATGCACCGCAGAAGAGAACTGCCTCCAAGACGGCGGCTGCCGTCGCCGGTGCGAGCGCCCGGACAACGGCCTCGCGGAAACGGAGCGCTCCGAAGAGCCCGGCCGCGCCCCGCACCAAAAAGAATACCGATGCTGTCGCTCCTGCGGCGCCGGACCGGCTCCTGACGGTGCTCACCCTCAACGGGCTCCGGAAACGCTACGGTTCGACTGTCGCCGTGGACGATGTCAGCCTCGAGGTGCGCGAGGGCTCCTTCTTCGGCATCGTCGGACCGAACGGCGCGGGTAAGACGACGACGCTCTCCATGATCACCGGTCTGCTCCGTCCCGATGCCGGGAGTGTCGTGGTACGCGGAGTGGATGTCTGGGCCGAGCAGGTGCGCGCCAAACACGTCATCGGCGTCCTGCCCGACAAGCTCCGGCTCTTCGACCGGCTGACAGGGGCCCAGTTCCTGCACTACGCCGGCACCCTGCGCGGGCTGAACGCGAAGACCGTCCGCTCCCGCACCGCCGACCTCGCCGCCGCTTTCGGCATCGAGGACGCCCTCGGCCGCCTTGTGGCCGACTACTCCGCCGGGATGACGAAGAAGATCGCCCTGGCGGCTGCGATGATCCACTCACCGCTCCTGCTCGTCCTGGACGAGCCGTTCGAGTCCGTCGACCCGGTCTCGGCCGCGAACGTCATCGACATTCTGCAGCGCTACACGGACGCGGGCGGCGCGGTGGTGCTCTCCAGCCACGGGATGGATATGATTCAGCGCGTCTGCGACAGCGTCGCGATCATCGTGGGCGGACGGGTGCTCGCCGCGGGCACGATCGACGAGGTGCGCGGGGAGCAGACGCTCGAAGAGCGCTTCGTGGAACTCGCGGGCGGGCGCAAGGCGGCGGAGGGCATGGAGTGGTTGCACAGTTTCTCCGAGTGA
- a CDS encoding ABC transporter ATP-binding protein codes for MGSVIDVTGLGVRFRRNRGGRRSFKDLFGSHQRRVRPDDFWALRGVAFRVDAGESIGVVGRNSQGKSTLLKLVAGVLLPDEGRVTVGEGVAPLIEITGGFVDDLTVRDNVYLTAGLHGMSRAEIDARFDEIIGFAEIGNFVDTPYKHLSSGMKVRIAFSVISQLEEPVLLVDEVLAVGDRGFREKCYRRIEELLAGGRTLFFVSHNEKDLRRFCTRGLYLDKGKLILDGPIDEVLELYNRDYEV; via the coding sequence ATGGGCAGTGTCATCGACGTCACCGGGCTCGGGGTCCGATTCCGCCGCAACCGCGGTGGACGCCGGTCGTTCAAGGACTTGTTCGGCTCGCACCAACGTCGTGTGCGGCCGGACGACTTCTGGGCGCTGCGCGGCGTCGCTTTCCGGGTCGACGCCGGCGAGTCGATCGGCGTGGTCGGCCGCAACAGCCAGGGGAAGTCGACGCTTCTGAAGCTCGTGGCGGGCGTCCTGCTCCCCGATGAGGGGCGGGTGACGGTCGGCGAGGGGGTCGCCCCGCTCATCGAGATCACCGGCGGGTTCGTCGACGACCTCACCGTGCGCGACAACGTCTACCTGACCGCGGGCCTGCACGGGATGTCGCGCGCCGAGATCGACGCGCGCTTCGATGAGATCATCGGCTTCGCCGAGATCGGCAACTTCGTAGACACGCCATACAAGCATCTGTCGAGCGGGATGAAAGTGCGCATCGCGTTCTCGGTCATCTCGCAGCTCGAGGAGCCGGTCTTGCTCGTGGACGAGGTGCTGGCCGTCGGCGACCGCGGCTTCCGCGAGAAGTGCTATCGCCGGATCGAAGAGCTCCTCGCCGGCGGACGGACCCTGTTCTTCGTCTCGCACAATGAGAAAGACCTGCGGCGCTTCTGCACACGCGGACTGTATCTGGACAAAGGAAAGCTGATTCTGGACGGACCGATCGACGAGGTTCTGGAGCTGTACAACCGGGACTACGAAGTCTAG
- a CDS encoding NTP transferase domain-containing protein, whose product MTTQVVILAAGMGSRLGRSLPKPLTELSDGRTIMQQQFDNIHAAFGRDVTVTIVVGYKLEHIIEAFPDAQFVYNEQYDQTNTSKSLMRALQASGPGGVLWMNGDVVFDPAVLVRGAAMVSRAQTFVTVNTSSVADEEVKYTTGPEGYIHELSKTVKGGLGEAVGINYISAKDKAGLLRQLQRVGDQDYFERGIELSIEQDRLLVEPVDISDLYAVEVDFQEDLERANLFV is encoded by the coding sequence GTGACGACCCAGGTAGTGATCCTCGCGGCCGGTATGGGCAGCCGCCTCGGCCGGAGCCTTCCGAAGCCTCTGACCGAGCTGAGCGACGGCCGCACGATCATGCAGCAGCAGTTCGACAACATCCACGCCGCCTTCGGCAGGGACGTCACGGTCACGATCGTCGTCGGCTACAAGCTCGAGCACATCATCGAAGCCTTCCCGGACGCGCAGTTCGTCTACAACGAACAGTACGACCAGACCAACACCTCCAAGAGCCTCATGCGCGCCCTGCAGGCGTCGGGCCCCGGCGGCGTTCTCTGGATGAACGGCGACGTCGTGTTCGACCCGGCCGTCCTCGTCCGCGGCGCGGCTATGGTGAGCCGCGCCCAGACCTTCGTGACGGTCAACACCTCGTCCGTCGCCGACGAGGAGGTCAAATACACCACCGGCCCGGAGGGCTACATCCACGAGCTGTCCAAGACCGTCAAGGGCGGCCTCGGCGAGGCGGTTGGCATCAACTACATCTCCGCCAAGGACAAGGCCGGCCTGCTGCGCCAGTTGCAGCGCGTCGGAGACCAGGACTACTTCGAGCGCGGCATCGAGTTGTCCATCGAGCAAGACCGCCTGCTGGTCGAACCGGTGGACATCTCCGACCTGTACGCGGTCGAGGTCGACTTCCAGGAGGACCTGGAGCGCGCGAATCTTTTCGTATAG
- a CDS encoding ABC transporter permease: MRPVRRSRFTRYRHSLWLLTKRDLRVRYSTSALGYVWSILDPLVMSAIYWFVFTVIFHRGVGEDPYIVFLLAALLPWMWFNGAVSDSTRAFLREAKLIRSTMIPRTIWVNRIVASKGIEFLLSLPVLGIFAIATGARANIDALLFPLAVVIQSVLTIGVGLLVAPLVVLFRDLERVVKLGLRFLFYASPIIYSARDLPGGCGTGIAARKCASYLAEHPDAGSDTVFSLHFWSGFNPLTGIFSLYRATFFAGELDWYLVGMSAGMSVVFLIVGWLVFKRYERDVLKEI, encoded by the coding sequence ATGCGCCCCGTGCGGCGTTCCCGCTTCACGCGGTACCGGCACTCGCTGTGGCTACTGACCAAGCGCGATCTGAGAGTCCGCTACTCCACCAGCGCGCTCGGCTATGTGTGGTCGATCCTGGACCCGCTCGTGATGAGCGCAATCTATTGGTTCGTCTTCACGGTGATCTTTCACCGCGGCGTCGGCGAGGACCCGTACATCGTCTTCCTGCTGGCGGCGCTGCTTCCGTGGATGTGGTTCAACGGGGCCGTCTCCGACAGCACACGGGCCTTTCTGCGCGAAGCCAAGCTCATCCGCTCGACGATGATCCCGCGAACGATCTGGGTCAACCGGATCGTCGCTTCCAAAGGGATCGAATTCCTGCTCTCCCTCCCGGTGCTCGGGATCTTCGCGATCGCGACGGGCGCGAGAGCGAACATCGACGCCCTGCTTTTTCCGCTCGCCGTCGTCATCCAGTCGGTGCTCACCATCGGCGTCGGTCTGCTGGTCGCCCCACTGGTCGTGCTCTTCCGCGATCTGGAGCGCGTCGTGAAGCTCGGGCTGCGGTTCCTCTTCTATGCCTCGCCGATCATCTACAGCGCGCGCGATCTGCCGGGCGGATGCGGAACCGGCATAGCCGCCAGGAAGTGCGCCTCGTACCTCGCCGAGCACCCGGACGCAGGGAGCGACACCGTCTTCTCGCTGCACTTCTGGTCAGGGTTCAACCCCCTCACCGGCATCTTCAGCCTCTACCGGGCCACCTTCTTCGCCGGCGAACTCGATTGGTATCTGGTGGGCATGAGCGCCGGGATGTCGGTGGTGTTCCTCATCGTGGGCTGGCTGGTGTTCAAACGCTACGAGCGCGATGTGCTGAAGGAGATCTGA